In Eriocheir sinensis breed Jianghai 21 unplaced genomic scaffold, ASM2467909v1 Scaffold602, whole genome shotgun sequence, the following proteins share a genomic window:
- the LOC126993334 gene encoding smoothelin-like (The sequence of the model RefSeq protein was modified relative to this genomic sequence to represent the inferred CDS: added 397 bases not found in genome assembly) — MEGVRASVGGVEGGAGVVGLMEEVHHVLGKLRGEAGQGGQAGGQLIPLIDGLHTALGGALGGGGTANHVLGGEEEDKDDDEEEQEEGEAEEEEEEEEEEEDADDEDEVETEDADDEEEMGRDDDEEEEEEDNDEEEEEDTEEPVTVVERGLAGAGAEASPPSCPDSPGGGVVTGGLQFSVDLREARGVVLRVDDVRGGREGHEEARGVLSHALTRCLSREEAGEGEAAREATPPEARRRERRDNPHSVPWKIRAAKKRLETSAAAQQDTAAPPAGDSFARLARAGLASRRHKSYNDLWNATARPFTRAAPPAHSRSMGALADLGREWPPLEAASSLDHGLHSAAAAAAASSLSTAGSRGSDRSDSEDDEDEDEDEDEGQVFSLRLYDEARLRGAKASTTVSAPVPAPLAASRQPPREAPTAAGFMFHPPAVARLHGHGLSRSRSTPVAASAAWVTGPPSQAPPPLPPPEPPAVLSRTKSADILGPGQPQPRPEAPQALEREEAPRQAEGGAGQPFTPQMLVKMAVTKAALTKQLSVGGEAPRSAPPLPWVAATEGRQRRAPTPPWAAAGVGEPPPPPLPRPILRRHHTVGGAELPQPPPPQDAEQRRPVWAGLYQHARHQQAVKQHDEGPQQQHQQQAARQDELLRRQEEVRRQEETRRQEEQRRQEETRRQEEAKRQKDAKRQEAAKKKLLRQQQEQQQEALRQQQEEARRREEEQRHQELLRQQEAERQQELQRQQLLQRHREAERQQELQRQQEQQRQQELQRQQEYQRQEEAQRQQELQRQQELLWQQDLQRQQELQRQQEELRRQQEELQQQILKQQEQIRLQQEMIRQQQEQLKQQTVLAAAPSPAPPRPVQLQPSMEDAAVPGPAPPRPVQLQPSVEDAAVPGPAPPRPVQLQPSVEDAAVPGPTPPRPVQRQASVEEAAGTLAAALAMRQSREDLRRRSLTGAGPAGGSQGSLPPDLECDQDAEPDANDDEVFGAPPPPPPAAARRPQAPAAPPAMDRAKSGSVPALPESVAAAPPKSHVLAITKNFSLDQPGVGVAAAGSSGSLSSLPESPQPGAARRAAWAARSASLSEADKPKSSSVTCLAGAAAPSPPRPALGGGFSPATRGAVRAKSSSVSALQDAPPTRAPPLLGLQQAALTTVSQSLKNLGADRAGGAAPVPGRVGCAPGGVVRVKAGEYVVPPLPTTAARQQQLREQQQQQVSRWGSVPDTSTRPAAPPSAAVFPGQRGVARWNSVPDSVSQGPGIPAGRPRLGSAGDKGTVSPFGASTELSTGQGSSTQKSFSSSFSTSSSTSSSTRASQFSKTESKTVSPFEKFKKLDSKQSPRPANGRGGPAGGAPLFQLSTQLTRSASGVKDLLLNWCQCRTRDYKGVKIENFSTSWNDGMAFCALIHHFYPDAFDFDKLNPKNRRHNFELAFRVADEKAGVMPLLDVEDMVVMKKPDWKCVFTYVQSLYKRLKDE; from the exons ATGGAGGGGGTGCGTGCGTCTGtagggggcgtggaggggggCGCGGGGGTCGTGGGGCTCATGGAGGAGGTGCATCACGTCCTGGGGAAGCTGCGGGGGGAGGCCGGCCAGGGGGGCCAGGCCGGGGGGCAGCTAATCCCCCTGATAGACGGCCTTCACACCGCCCTCGGGGGGGCACTGGGGGGCGGGGGCACTGCTAACCACGTActggggggcgaggaggaggataaggatgatgacgaggaggagcaggaggaaggagaggcggaggaggaggaggaggaggaggaggaggaggaggacgctgatgatgaagatgaggtagAGACAGAAGATGCAGACGATGAGGAAGAGATGGGCCgcgatgacgacgaggaggaagaagaggaagacaacgacgaggaggaggaggaggacacggaggAGCCGGTGACGGTGGTGGAGCGGGGCCTGGCCGGGGCCGGGGCCGAGGCGTCCCCCCCGTCGTGCCCCGACAGCCCCGGAGGCGGCGTGGTGACGGGCGGCCTCCAGTTCAGCGTGGACCTGCGGGAGGCGCGCGGCGTGGTGCTGCGCGTGGACGACGTGCGCGGCGGGCGCGAAGGGCACGAGGAGGCGCGGGGCGTGCTGAGCCACGCCCTCACGCGCTGCCTGTCCCGTGAGGAGGCGGGCGAGGGCGAGGCGGCGCGCGAGGCCACGCCCCCCGAGGCGCGGCGGCGGGAGCGGCGAGACAACCCGCACAGCGTGCCCTGGAAGATCCGCGCCGCCAAGAAGCGCCTCGAGACTTCGGCGGCGGCGCAGCAGGACACAGCCGCGCCGCCAGCCGGCGACTCCTTCGCGCGACTGGCGCGAGCCGGGCTGGCCAGCCGCCGGCACAAGTCCTACAACGACCTGTGGAACGCCACGGCCAGGCCCTTCACGCGCGCCGCGCCGCCCGCACACAGTCGCTCCATGGGCGCCCTGGCGGACCTGGGCCGCGAGTGGCCGCCGCTGGAGGCCGCCAGCTCCCTGGACCACGGCCTgcactccgccgccgccgccgccgccgccagcagccTCAGCACCGCCGGGTCCCGCGGCAGCGACCGGAGCGACTCCgaagacgacgaggacgaggacgaggacgaggacgaggggcaGGTGTTCTCGCTGCGGCTGTACGACGAGGCGCGGCTGCGGGGCGCCAAGGCGTCGACGACGGTATCAGCCCCGGTCCCCGCCCCGCTGGCCGCCAGCCGCCAGCCGCCCCGCGAGGCGCCCACGGCGGCGGGCTTCATGTTCCACCCGCCGGCAGTGGCGCGCCTCCACGGCCACGGCCTCTCCCGCTCCAGGTCCACGCCCGTGGCGGCCTCGGCGGCGTGGGTGACGGGGCCGCCCAGCCAGgccccgccgcccctcccccccccggagCCGCCCGCCGTCCTCAGCCGCACCAAGAGTGCCGACATACTGGGCCCCGGCCAGCCCCAGCCCCGCCCCGAGGCCCCGCAGGctctggagagggaggaggcccCGCGGCAGGCTGAGGGCGGCGCCGGGCAGCCGTTCACGCCGCAGATGCTGGTGAAGATGGCGGTGACCAAGGCGGCGCTCACCAAGCAGCTCAGCGTCGGGGGCGAGGCGCCCCGCAGCGCCCCGCCCCTGCCCTGGGTCGCCGCCACGGAGGGCCGTCAGCGCCGCGCCCCCACTCCCCCATGGGCCGCCGCCGGGGTGGGGGAgcctcccccgccgcccctgcctcgCCCCATCCTGCGCCGCCACCACACAGTGGGGGGCGCCGAGCTGCCGCAGCCCCCGCCCCCCCAGGACGCCGAGCAACGGCGCCCGGTCTGGGCCGGCCTCTACCAGCACGCCAGGCACCAGCAGGCGGTGAAGCAGCACGACGAGGGcccgcagcagcagcaccagcagcaggccGCGCGGCAGGACGAGCTGctgaggaggcaggaggaagtgaggaggcaggaagagacgCGGAGGCAAGAAGAGCAGAGGCGGCAGGAGGAGACGAGGCGGCAAGAAGAGGCCAAGAGGCAGAAGGACGCAAAGAGGCAGGAGGCGGCGAAGAAGAAGCTGCTGAGAcaacagcaggagcagcagcaggaggcccTGAGGCAGCAGCAAGAGGAGGCACGGAGGCGGGAAGAGGAGCAGCGCCATCAGGAGCTGCTGAGGCAGCAGGAGGCGGAGCGCCAGCAGGAACTACAAAGACAGCAGCTGCTGCAAAGACATCGGGAGGCGGAGCGGCAGCAGGAGCTCCAGAGGCAGCAGGAACAGCAGAGGCAACAGGAACTACAGAGGCAGCAGGAGTATCAGCGTCAGGAGGAGGCACAGAGACAGCAGGAACTCCAGCGGCAGCAGGAGCTCCTGTGGCAGCAGGATCTGCAGCGCCAGCAGGAGTTACAGCGTCAGCAGGAGGAGCTGCGGCGCCAGCAGGAGGAGCTGCAGCAACAGATCCTGAAGCAGCAGGAGCAGATCCGGCTGCAGCAGGAGATGATccgccagcagcaggagcagctgAAGCAGCAGACTGTGCTGGCGGCGGCcccgagccccgccccgccccgccccgtgcagCTTCAGCCCAGCATGGAGGACGCCGCGGTCCccggccctgccccgccccgccccgtgcagCTCCAGCCCAGCGTGGAGGACGCCGCGGTCCccggccctgccccgccccgccccgtgcagCTTCAGCCCAGCGTGGAGGACGCCGCGGTCCCCGGccctaccccgccccgccccgtgcagCGCCAGGCCAGCGTGGAGGAGGCGGCAGGCACCCTGGCGGCGGCGCTGGCCATGCGGCAGTCACGGGAGGACTTGCGGCGCCGCAGCTTGACCGGCGCGGGGCCCGCCGGCGGCAGCCAGGGCTCGCTGCCCCCCGACCTCGAGTGCGACCAGGACGCCGAACCGGACGCCAACGACGACGAGGTGTTCGgcgcgccgccgccaccgccgccggcgGCCGCGCGCCGCCCCCAGGCCCCCGCGGCGCCGCCCGCCATGGACCGCGCCAAGAGCGGCTCCGTGCCGGCGCTGCCGGAGTCCGTGGCCGCGGCCCCGCCCAAGAGCCACGTGCTGGCCATCACCAAGAACTTCTCGCTGGACCAGCCCGGCGTGGGCGTGGCCGCGGCGGGGAGCAGCGGCAGTCTGTCCTCGCTGCCCGAGTCCCCGCAGCCCGGGGCGGCGCGCCGCGCGGCCTGGGCGGCGCGCTCCGCCTCCCTCTCCGAGGCCGACAAGCCAAAGAGTTCCTCCGTCACCTGCCTGGCCGGGGCCGCCGCCCCCTCGCCGCCTCGGCCCGCCTTGGGGGGCGGCTTCTCCCCCGCTACTCGCGGCGCCGTGCGGGCCAAGAGCAGCTCCGTCTCTGCCCTGCAGGACGCCCCGCCCACCCGCGCCCCGCCGCTCCTCGGCTTGCAGCAGGCCGCCCTCACCACTGTTTCTCAGTCACTCAAGAACCTTGGCGCGGACAGGGCGGGGGGCGCCGCGCCTGTGCCCGGCAGGGTGGGCTGTGCCCCTGGAGGCGTGGTGCGCGTGAAGGCCGGCGAGTACGTGGTGCCGCCGCTGCCCACCACGGCGGCGCGGCAGCAGCAgctgagggagcagcagcagcagcaggtgtccCGCTGGGGCAGCGTCCCGGACACCAGCACGcgccccgccgcgccgccctccgCCGCCGTCTTCCCGGGGCAGCGCGGCGTGGCCCGATGGAACAGCGTGCCGGACTCAGTGTCTCAGGGACCCGGCATCCCCGCGGGGCGCCCTCGCCTGGGCTCAGCAG gtgataaGGGCACAGTCTCGCCCTTCGGAGCCTCCACAGAGCTGAGCACCggccaag GCTCCTCCACCCAAAAGTCCTTTTCTAGcagcttctccacctcctcctccacctcctcctccaccagagcTTCCCAATTCTCCAAAa CTGAGAGCAAGACAGTCTCCCCCTTCGAGAAGTTTAAGAAATTAGACTCCAAGCAGTCTCCCCGCCCCGCCAA
- the LOC126993342 gene encoding LOW QUALITY PROTEIN: uncharacterized protein LOC126993342 (The sequence of the model RefSeq protein was modified relative to this genomic sequence to represent the inferred CDS: inserted 2 bases in 1 codon) gives PPPPPPPPPPPPPPPPPPPPPPPPPPPPPPPPPPPPSPPPPPPPPSPPPPPPPPPPPPSPPSPPPSPPPPPPPPPPPPPPPPPTPPPPXPPPPPPPPPPPPQPSPPPPPSPPPPPPSPPSSPPPSPPPPSPPPPPPPPSPPSSPPSPPPPSPPPPPPPPPPPPPSPPPPPPPTAPPPSSPPPPSPPPPPPPSPPPPPPPPPSPPSPPPPPSPPPPPPPPPPPPPPPPSPPPPPPPPPPPPPPPPPPPPPSPPPPPPPSSPPPPPPPPPSPPPSP, from the exons cccccaccaccaccacccccaccaccaccaccaccaccaccaccaccaccaccaccaccaccaccaccaccaccaccaccaccaccaccaccaccaccaccaccaccatcaccaccaccaccaccaccaccaccatcaccaccaccaccaccaccaccaccaccaccaccaccatcaccaccatcaccaccaccatcaccaccaccaccaccacccccaccaccaccaccaccaccaccaccaccaccaacaccaccaccacc accaccaccaccacccccaccaccaccaccaccaccacaaccatcaccaccaccaccaccatcaccaccaccaccaccaccatcaccaccatcatcaccaccaccatcaccaccaccaccatcaccaccaccaccaccaccaccaccatcaccaccatcatcaccaccatcaccaccaccaccatcaccaccaccaccaccaccaccaccaccaccaccaccaccatcaccaccaccaccaccaccacccacagcaccaccaccatcatcaccaccaccaccatcaccaccaccaccaccaccaccatcaccaccaccaccaccaccaccaccaccatcaccaccatcaccaccaccaccaccatcaccaccaccaccaccaccaccaccaccaccaccaccaccaccaccaccatcaccaccaccaccaccaccaccaccaccaccaccaccaccaccaccaccaccaccaccaccaccatcaccaccaccaccaccaccaccatcatcaccaccaccaccaccaccaccaccaccatcaccaccaccatcacca